One region of Triticum aestivum cultivar Chinese Spring chromosome 6B, IWGSC CS RefSeq v2.1, whole genome shotgun sequence genomic DNA includes:
- the LOC123139885 gene encoding protein-lysine methyltransferase METTL21D: MGLRQSDPSLDATLPLPALPQTLAAAPSTPPELRPCSSSPDSMDYDRLNSPSTSAITLELMGHRLHISQDPNSKHLGTTVWDASMVFAKFLEKNSRKGRFCPSKLKGKRAIELGAGCGLAGLGMALLGCDVVTTDQVEVLPLLMRNVERNKSWIAQSNPDSGSFGSVTVAELDWGNNEHIRAVEPPFDYIIGTDVVYSEHLLQPLLETIIALSGPKTKVLLGYEIRSTTVHEQMMEMWKINFNVKTISKSKMDAKYQHPSINLYMMDLKASLVPEAGPNGNGNTEEEEDDDASNPGEEEDLGVKAESRMASKEDMDDWEIRRSGAMAARLLKDVRLT, encoded by the exons ATGGGCCTCCGACAGTCCGACCCATCGCTAGACGCCACGCTGCCTCTTCCGGCCCTCCCCCAAACCCTCGCCGCCGCACCCTCGACGCCGCCGGAGCTCCGGCCGTGCAGCAGCTCACCGGATTCCATGGACTACGACAG GCTGAACTCCCCGAGCACGTCGGCGATCACGCTGGAACTGATGGGCCACCGGCTGCATATCTCTCAG GACCCTAACTCGAAGCACCTCGGCACGACGGTATGGGACGCGTCAATGGTGTTCGCCAAATTCCTG GAAAAGAATAGCAGGAAAGGTAGGTTTTGTCCATCAAAGCTGAAAGGGAAAAGGGCGATCGAGTTAGGAGCTGGTTGTGGCCTAGCCGGGCTCG GTATGGCATTGCTCGGTTGTGATGTTGTTACAACTGACCAGGTTGAGGTGCTGCCACTGCTCATGAGGAATGTTGAGCGCAATAAATCGTGGATTGCGCAGTCTAATCCTGACTCAG GCTCCTTTGGCTCAGTTACTGTTGCAGAATTGGATTGGGGAAACAACGAACATATCAGAGCCGTTGAGCCTCCATTCGACTACATCATTGGAACTGATGTT GTTTATTCAGAACATCTATTGcaacctctactggagacaattaTTGCACTATCTGGTCCTAAGACGAAAGTGCTG CTTGGCTACGAGATCCGTTCCACCACCGTGCACGAGCAGATGATGGAAATGTGGAAAATCAACTTTAATGTGAAAACTATATCCAAGTCAAAG ATGGATGCTAAATATCAACATCCTAGCATAAATCTTTACATGATGGACCTCAAGGCTTCGTTGGTCCCCGAGGCCGGACCCAACGGCAATGGGaacaccgaggaggaggaggacgacgatgccTCCAACCCAGGAGAAGAAGAAGATCTGGGAGTGAAGGCTGAATCGCGTATGGCTTCAAAAGAAGACATGGACGACTGGGAAATCAGAAGGTCCGGGGCCATGGCTGCAAGACTTCTCAAGGATGTCAGGTTAACATGA
- the LOC123139882 gene encoding pentatricopeptide repeat-containing protein At1g31430 — protein MSGGASPPATPAASTPAATRPRLSRFRRAGSAVAAAAPGGFLHLSLLASLRRRPSLQAHAQLLLLGLPLPAHAASRLLRPHLRSGHHLASLRLFLRILRDRGRPPKASRETETEAVPNSHSLSAALAACAHHASPSPGLSAHAFLVKSGYASDLFAANSLLHFYASFGLPSLAHRLFDEMPTRDTVSFNTLIGSYVHACCVGDAFGVFRVMVDRGLRPDGWTITALSGACAGLKDLRVAKALHGVAMRALRAELFQSQQVAIVLVDMYAKCRGVALARKVFDLAGEKARDVRLWTMMVSGYARSRELEMARALFNEMPEKDLVAWTALIGGFVQFGKSKEALMLFEEMEEAGIEADGVTVVKVLSACIQYRAFDAAKRLHHRVMHNELITTDARLATALVDMYAKQGLIQTAMDVFSGVDDKFKTVELFNAMIGGLAHHNSGEKAIMLFDEMRSLGLHPDKITFTAVLCACSRGGLVAQGFEIFNSMVGKYGVEQDIKHYACMADLLARDGRLDDAYRFIQNMPFKANSVVWASLRRECEIRGNMRIGELAEEELLRFDPSYKPETESLVLSDIFSDGRKQKRAAMVRKVIGLKPKHKRTK, from the coding sequence ATGAGCGGCGGCGCGTCTCCCCCCGCCACTCCGGCGGCATCGACGCCGGCGGCGACGAGGCCTCGCCTGTCGAGGTTCCGCCGGGCCGGCAGCGCCGTCGCGGCCGCCGCACCGGGAGGCTTCCTCCACCTCTCCCTcctcgcctccctccgccgccggccctccCTCCAGGCGCACGCgcagctcctcctcctcggcctcccgcTCCCGGCGCACGCCGCCTCGCGCCTCCTCCGCCCGCACCTCCGGTCGGGGCACCACCTCGCCTCGCTCCGCCTCTTCCTCCGAATCCTGCGCGACCGTGGACGGCCGCCGAAAGCCTCCCGGGAGACGGAGACGGAGGCCGTCCCCAACTCCCACTCCCTCTCCGCCGCCCTCGCGGCCTGCGCCCACCACGCGTCCCCCTCCCCCGGGCTCTCCGCCCACGCCTTCCTCGTCAAGTCCGGCTACGCCTCCGACCTCTTCGCCGCCAACTCCCTGCTCCACTTCTACGCGTCCTTCGGTCTGCCCTCTCTGGCGCACAGGCTGTTCGATGAAATGCCGACAAGGGACACCGTATCCTTCAACACTCTGATCGGGTCATATGTGCATGCATGCTGTGTTGGCGATGCTTTCGGAGTATTCAGGGTTATGGTGGACAGAGGATTGCGGCCGGATGGGTGGACCATCACGGCGTTGTCGGGCGCATGTGCGGGACTGAAGGATTTGAGGGTGGCAAAAGCATTGCACGGGGTTGCCATGAGAGCGCTTCGGGCTGAACTGTTTCAGTCACAACAGGTGGCGATCGTGTTGGTGGACATGTATGCGAAGTGCAGGGGGGTGGCGCTTGCCAGGAAGGTGTTTGATTTGGCAGGGGAGAAGGCAAGGGACGTGAGGTTGTGGACCATGATGGTGTCAGGGTATGCAAGGTCTAGGGAGCTTGAGATGGCTAGAGCGTTATTCAATGAGATGCCAGAGAAGGATTTGGTCGCATGGACGGCTCTTATTGGTGGATTCGTGCAGTTTGGCAAATCTAAGGAGGCATTGATGCTATTTGAGGAGATGGAGGAGGCAGGAATTGAGGCAGATGGAGTCACAGTAGTTAAAGTTCTTTCAGCTTGTATTCAGTACCGCGCGTTCGATGCGGCAAAGAGGCTTCATCATCGTGTGATGCATAATGAGCTGATCACCACAGATGCAAGACTTGCTACTGCCTTAGTTGACATGTATGCAAAGCAAGGGCTCATACAGACAGCTATGGATGTGTTTTCTGGTGTGGATGACAAATTTAAGACCGTGGAGTTGTTCAATGCTATGATAGGCGGACTAGCTCATCACAATTCTGGTGAGAAAGCTATTATGCTTTTTGATGAAATGAGATCGCTCGGGCTCCATCCTGATAAGATCACTTTCACAGCAGTTTTGTGTGCATGCAGCCGTGGTGGCTTAGTGGCACAAGGGTTTGAGATCTTTAATTCGATGGTGGGCAAGTATGGTGTAGAACAAGATATTAAGCATTATGCTTGCATGGCTGATCTCCTAGCAAGAGATGGGCGGCTTGACGATGCTTACCGTTTTATCCAGAACATGCCTTTCAAAGCAAATAGTGTGGTCTGGGCTTCTCTTAGGAGAGAATGTGAGATCCGTGGAAATATGAGGATTGGAGAACTTGCAGAGGAGGAACTTCTTCGGTTTGATCCTAGCTACAAACCTGAAACTGAAAGCCTCGTCTTGTCTGACATATTTTCAGATGGAAGGAAACAGAAAAGGGCTGCAATGGTGAGAAAGGTTATAGGCCTCAAACCTAAGCATAAGCGTACAAAGTAG